A genomic window from Engraulis encrasicolus isolate BLACKSEA-1 chromosome 14, IST_EnEncr_1.0, whole genome shotgun sequence includes:
- the rab7a gene encoding ras-related protein Rab-7a produces the protein MTSRKKVLLKVIILGDSGVGKTSLMNQYVNKKFSNQYKATIGADFLTKEVMVDDRLVTMQIWDTAGQERFQSLGVAFYRGADCCVLVFDVTAPNTFKTLDSWRDEFLIQASPRDPENFPFVVLGNKIDLENRQVTTKRAQAWCQSKNNIPYFETSAKEAINVEQAFQTIARNALKQETEVELYNEFPEPIKLDRNDRAKPSAETCSC, from the exons ATGACGTCTAGGAAGAAAGTTCTACTTAAAGTGATCATCCTGGGAGACTCTGG tgttggGAAGACCTCTCTGATGAATCAGTATGTGAACAAGAAGTTTAGCAATCAGTACAAAGCCACAATAGGAGCTGATTTCCTGACGAAAGAGGTGATGGTGGATGACCGGCTCGTCACAATGCAG ATCTGGGATACCGCTGGGCAGGAGCGGTTCCAGTCCCTGGGAGTAGCGTTCTACCGCGGCGCTGACTGCTGCGTTTTAGTGTTCGACGTGACCGCCCCCAACACCTTCAAGACCCTGGACAGCTGGAGAGACGAGTTCCTGATCCAGGCCAGCCCGCGCGACCCAGAGAACTTCCCCTTCGTCGTCCTCGGCAACAAGATTGACCTGGAGAACAGACAG GTGACAACCAAACGGGCACAGGCATGGTGCCAGAGCAAGAACAACATCCCCTACTTTGAGACGAGCGCAAAGGAAGCCATTAACGTGGAGCAAGCTTTCCAGACCATAGCACGCAATGCCCTGAAGCAG GAAACGGAGGTGGAGTTGTACAACGAGTTCCCTGAGCCAATCAAACTGGACAGAAACGACCGGGCCAAGCCATCAGCAGAAACATGCAGCTGCTGA
- the rpn1 gene encoding dolichyl-diphosphooligosaccharide--protein glycosyltransferase subunit 1 → MLRKIFCSSLPTCVLLMYGLHLAAAGLVNDEVKRTVDLSTHLAKISAEILLANEGDSAVNSFVVALEPELAPHLAYVGASVKAKADDENDGHLELSETTMPGQSGKFFKVGLPSSLAAGAKLRVKVETVLSHVLRPFPTQITQAERQLVVFQGNHYLFSPYPTRSQSSKVRLASKTVETYTKLGNPSKSEEVIEYGPFRDVAAFSQDTMKIHYENNSPFLTISSITRIIEVSHWGNIAVEETIDLRHTGAILKGPFSRYDYQRQSDSGISSVKSFKTILPASAQDVYYRDEIGNISTSHLQVLEDSVEVEVRPRFPLFGGWKTHYIIGYNLPSYEYLYTLGDQYALKMRFVDHVYDDQVIDSLTVKLILPEGARNIHMDTPYSVERDTDQLHYTYLDTFGRPVLVATKNNMVEQHIQDMVVHYTFNKILMLQEPLLVVGAFYILFFTVIIYVRLDFSITKDPAAEVRMKVASITEQVLTLVNKRLGLYRHMDEVVNRYKQTRDAGALNGGRKTLEADHRTLTNDINSLQARLKAEGSDLAEKVAEVQKLDGQVKDLVCRASQEAERLVAGKVKKEAYVENDKGLSAKRQDLVSRIDRLLDAL, encoded by the exons ATGTTGCGCAAAATATTCTGTTCGTCCTTGCCGACTTGTGTTCTGCTAATGTATGGACTACATCTCGCAGCCGCCGGTTTGGTGAATGATGAGGTGAAACGAACAGTGGACTTGAGTACCCACCTTGCTAAGATATCTGCCGAAATTCTTTTGGCAAATGAAGGAGACTCCGCTGTCAACAGCTTTGTTGTGGCTCTTGAGCCTGAGCTAGCTCCACATCTGGCATATGTTGGCGCTTCG gtgAAGGCAAAGGCAGATGATGAGAATGATGGACACCTTGAGTTGTCAGAGACTACCATGCCTGGTCAGAG TGGCAAGTTCTTCAAGGTGGGCCTTCCGTCGTCGCTGGCGGCGGGCGCCAAGCTGCGTGTGAAGGTGGAGACGGTGCTGAGCCACGTGCTGCGGCCCTTCCCCACCCAGATCACCCAGGCCGAGCGGCAGCTGGTGGTCttccagggcaaccactacctcTTCTCCCCCTACCCCACGCGCTCCCAGAGCAGCAAGGTGCGCCTGGCCTCCAAGACCGTGGAGACCTACACCAAGCTGGGCAACCCCAGCAAGAGCGAGGAGGTCATCGAGTACGGGCCCTTCCGTGACGTCGCCGCTTTCAGCCAG GACACCATGAAGATCCACTATGAGAACAACAGCCCCTTCCTGACCATCAGCAGCATCACGCGCATCATCGAGGTGTCGCACTGGGGCAACATCGCTGTGGAGGAGACCATCGACCTGAGGCACACCGGAGCCATCCTCAAGGGGCCCTTCTCCCGCTACGACTACCAGAGGCAGTCCGACAGTGGCATCTCCTCCGTCAAGTCCTTCAAG accATCCTCCCTGCCTCAGCTCAGGATGTGTACTACCGGGATGAGATCGGCAACATCTCCACCTCCCACCTTCAGGTGCTGGAGGActctgtggaggtggaggtgaggccTCGCTTCCCCCTCTTTGGAGGCTGGAAGACCCACTACATCATCGGCTACAACCTGCCCAGCTATGAGTACCTCTACACTCTGG GTGACCAGTATGCCCTGAAAATGCGTTTTGTGGACCATGTTTACGATGACCAGGTGATCGACTCTCTGACTGTGAAGCTCATTCTTCCAGAGGGAGCAAG GAACATCCACATGGACACGCCCTACTCTGTGGAGCGGGACACCGACCAATTGCACTACACCTACCTGGACACCTTCGGCCGGCCCGTACTGGTGGCCACCAAGAACAACATGGTGGAGCAGCACATCCAGGACATGGTG gTGCACTACACCTTCAATAAGATCCTGATGCTGCAGGAGCCTCTGCTGGTTGTGGGGGCCTTCTACATCCTCTTCTTCACCGTCATCATCTACGTGCGCCTCGACTTCTCCATCACCAAG GACCCGGCTGCTGAGGTGCGCATGAAGGTGGCCTCCATCACGGAGCAGGTGCTGACGCTGGTCAACAAGCGCCTGGGCCTGTACCGCCACATGGACGAGGTGGTCAACCGCTACAAGCAGACGCGCGATGCGGGCGCGCTCAACGGGGGCCGGAAGACCCTGGAGGCCGACCACCGCACCCTCACCAACGACATCAACTCCCTGCAGGCCCGCCTCAAGGCAGAGGGCTCCGACCTGgcagagaag GTGGCGGAGGTGCAGAAGCTGGACGGCCAGGTGAAGGACCTGGTGTGCCGGGCGTCCCAGGAGGCCGAGCGTCTGGTGGCCGGCAAGGTGAAGAAGGAGGCCTACGTGGAGAACGACAAGGGCCTCTCCGCCAAGCGCCAGGACCTGGTGTCCCGCATCGACAGACTCCTGGACGCGCTCTaa